Genomic window (Candidatus Binatia bacterium):
CCAGGCCCTCCTCGTCGGCGTCGACGGTCAGATAGCGCGTCTGATAGGCGTCGAATGCCTGGATCGCGCCCAGATACGACGGGTCCTCGAGGACCACGTGGTCGCCCGGATCGAGGAACACCTTGCCGACGAGGTCGAGCCCCTGCTGTGAACCGTTGACGATGCTGACGCTCTCCGCGTCGACGATGCGGCCGAGGCGCCGCGTCAGGCGCTCCGCGACCCACTTCCGCATCTCCGGGATCCCCTCGGTCACGCTGTATTGGAGCGCGGCGGGTCCGTAGTGCTCCATGACCTCGCGCGCGGCCTCGCCTATGGCCGTGGTGGGAAAGAGCTCCGGCGCCGGCAGGCCGCCGCCGAACGAAATCACGTCGGGCTGCTGCGTGACCTTCAGCATCTCGCGAATCGTCGAAGCCCGCAGGTGAGCCGTGCGCTCGGCGAACCTCGCGGCTCGCGAGATGGTCGTCATCACGCTACTATTACCCAGCGGTCATGGGGGGTCCGCTCAGGGGGGCGCGCGGCGAGGGCGCGCCGCGGTCGATCGGGGCGGCGATCGTGTCGGCGGCAAACGAGAGTATCGTCGCGCCCAGACCGATGAGTCCGACGAGGATGAGCACGAGCGTGCCGACGACCGGAACCAGCTCCGCCGCGGTGATCAGCGCGATGCCGACCAGCAGCGCGACGAGCGGCGAGGGCGTCGTCGATGGACTCAACATCTCGCACAGCCGGCGCCCGATCAACAGCGCGAGCGCCGCGGTGCCGAGGAAGACGCTCGCGAGAACGAAGACGAGCTCGAGCAGTATCAGTGGTATGAGCAGGATGGTGATCGCCAGCAGCACGGCGAGTGGAACGATTGCGATACAGCCGAGCAGACCCGCGGTGACCGAGAGTCCGGGGTGACGCTCTAGCCGATCGAGCACCATGCGCGTGCGCAGCGGAAAGATAAGGAAGATCAGCAGCGCCAGCAGGTTCCAAGAGAGCCGCCACAACAGCCGGTGGTCGGGGACGAAAGGATTGTAGACGGACTCGCTCGGCGCCCATGGAACGACCGCCTGTGCCACGGCGCCGCCGAGCTGGTTGATCTGTCCGGTGACTACCCCGCCGGGTCGCGTGTCGCAGCTGCCGCCGATGGCGGTGCAGTCGCCCTCGACGATGCCGGCGATGGCCGCGTCGCCGAAGATGACGGTAAGGTCGCCTTCGACGACCTGTCCCGGCTCAACGACGACCGAGCCGAAGTACGTTCCGCCGTGATAGACGGCTCGCGGGTAGGCAGAAGCGGGCGCGGCGCAGAGCGTCAGCACCGCCGCCAAGGTTCCCAAGATGATTGACCAGCGAAACTTCACGATCGGGATCCTCGTGTCAGGTAGAGGGCCATGAGTGGCCGCACGTGCCGGTACCCGTACGCGACGGCGCACAGCAGAAGCACGTCGAGCAACAACACGCCGGTCATCAATGCGGCGGCCAGCGGCGTCGCCGGCGCCAGCGCGTGAGCGGCAGCCGCGAGTGCGGCGAAACCGTGCCGTTCGGACAGGGCGAGCGTTCCGGCCGCCGCGGTGAACCCGCGGGACCGCAGCCCTACCAGCACCAGCGCCCACGCGATCGCGAGATATGCAAGCAAGACGAGGCCGAACGAGATGCGGCGCCGAGCTCGCGGCGGCGCAAGGCGAGCGGCCGTTACTACGGATGCCGTAAAGTCGGCGCCAACGCTGCCGGGCGGGCGCGCGGTCTCGAGCAGCGCGTCGATTACGCGCAGCTCGCGCAAGAGCGCCGCGCAGCGGCCGCACCCGCGGAGGTGCCGGGCGACCGCGCCACCCTGCCGCGGCGGCAGGCTCGCCTCGAGATAGGCATCCAGCAGCGGCTCACACGAGGAGCAGCGCATTCGTGCCTCCTCTCGCGACGGGATAGGTCAGGGCTTCGACCGCTGCGGCCTCGCGCTCGCGCATCTTTTTCGTGAGGGCGATCTTCCCGCGATGGATGAGCGTCTTCACGTTGCCGAGCGATAGTCCGAGCGTGCTCGCGATCGTCTGATACTCCATGTTGTCGAAGTAACGCAGCGCCAACACGGTGCGCGTTCGCTCGGGCAGCTCGGCCAGCGCAGAGCGCAGCTCGCGCTCCGCCTCCTCGCGCAGCACGCCGCCCGCGGGGTCGGCGTCGCGCGAGGGATCGGGGAGGGAGCTTTCGATGTCGTGCTCCGGCGAGAGTTCTTGGAGCTGCGGTGT
Coding sequences:
- a CDS encoding sigma-70 family RNA polymerase sigma factor, whose translation is MAFRDQSDEALVQRVRSGERELFGVLVDRYKRGIANFIGATVRNPSETADLSQETFLRAYAHLGTFNPQLGKFSTWIYQIARNVIRTYLSKSLRTPQLQELSPEHDIESSLPDPSRDADPAGGVLREEAERELRSALAELPERTRTVLALRYFDNMEYQTIASTLGLSLGNVKTLIHRGKIALTKKMREREAAAVEALTYPVARGGTNALLLV
- a CDS encoding polymer-forming cytoskeletal protein: MKFRWSIILGTLAAVLTLCAAPASAYPRAVYHGGTYFGSVVVEPGQVVEGDLTVIFGDAAIAGIVEGDCTAIGGSCDTRPGGVVTGQINQLGGAVAQAVVPWAPSESVYNPFVPDHRLLWRLSWNLLALLIFLIFPLRTRMVLDRLERHPGLSVTAGLLGCIAIVPLAVLLAITILLIPLILLELVFVLASVFLGTAALALLIGRRLCEMLSPSTTPSPLVALLVGIALITAAELVPVVGTLVLILVGLIGLGATILSFAADTIAAPIDRGAPSPRAPLSGPPMTAG
- a CDS encoding zf-HC2 domain-containing protein; amino-acid sequence: MRCSSCEPLLDAYLEASLPPRQGGAVARHLRGCGRCAALLRELRVIDALLETARPPGSVGADFTASVVTAARLAPPRARRRISFGLVLLAYLAIAWALVLVGLRSRGFTAAAGTLALSERHGFAALAAAAHALAPATPLAAALMTGVLLLDVLLLCAVAYGYRHVRPLMALYLTRGSRS